The following is a genomic window from Burkholderia oklahomensis C6786.
GCGCGAACTCGAACGCATCCGGCGCGGGTGCGACGGCAACGGGCGAAAACGCCGCAGCCACGGGCGCGGGTGCGACGGCGACGGGCAACAACGCATCCGCATCGGGCGCGAGCAGCACGGCCGGCGGTGCGAATGCAATCGCGTCGGGCGACAACAGCACGGCGAACGGCGCGAACTCGACTGCATCCGGCAGCGGCAGCTCGGCGTTCGGTGAGAACGCGGCGGCAGCCGGCGACGGCAGCACGGCCCTCGGCGTCAACACGGTCGCTTCGGGCACGACGAGCACGGCCGCCGGCGCGAACGCGTCCGCTACCGGCGATTCGAGCACGGCGCTGGGCGCAAACGCGGTCGCGTCGGGCACCGACAGCGTCGCAACGGGCGCCGGTTCGATCGCGTCCGGCGCGAACAGTTCGGCGTACGGTACGGGCTCGAACGCGACGGGCACGGGCAGTGTCGCCATCGGTCAGGGCGCGACGGCCACGGGATCGAACTCGGTCGCGCTTGGCACCGGTTCTGTTGCGTCGGAGGCCAACACGGTGTCGGTTGGTTCCGCAGGCAGCGAGCGCAGGATCACCAACGTCGCCGCCGGCGTCAATGAAACCGACGCCGTCAACGTCGGCCAGTTGAACGGCGCCGTGTCGGGCATCCAGAATCAGATGAACGGCATGCAAGGCCAGATCGATACGCTTGCACGCGACGCGTACTCCGGTATCGCGGCCGCGACCGCGTTGACGATGATTCCGGACGTGGATCCGGGCAAGACGCTGGCCGTGGGCATCGGAACGGCCAATTTCAAGGGCTACCAGGCGTCCGCGCTCGGCGCGACCGCACGTATCACCCAGAACCTCAAGGTGAAGACGGGCGTGAGCTACAGCGGCAGCAACTACGTGTGGGGCGCAGGCATGTCGTATCAGTGGTAACCGCGCGGTGATCCCGCGAGCCGGCGCGTGCCGCTCGGTTCGCGGGCCGTTTTCCGGGCCGTCGCATGCGTGCATGCGACGGCTTTTTTTACGACGTTCGTCGTTTCTTGTTTCCCGCGTCGAGCGAAGCCCGCCGTACGCTCAACCGGGCTCGCGCGGAACGAGCCTTTCGGGACGGCGCGGCATGCGCGATCGTGCGCACGGGCAAGAGGCCGTGGACTAGTGAAGGAATGGACGCATGCTTGAAATGCAGCAGTTGCGCGTGGGTATCTCGATTGATTCGCGCGCGCCGGATATCTGGCGGAACAGCGCGTATCAGAACGCGGTCTTTCTTGCGGCGGTCTGTCTGCGCATTCCCTTCGTATCCCTCATCGTGCTGATCGACGTCGCGGCGCATGCCGAGGCGACGTCGCTCGAAACGTCCGTTGCCGGAGCGCTTCGGATCGTGCCGGCGCGCGAAGCGTGCGATATGGTGGACATCGTCGTCGAGCTAGCGGGCGTGTTCGAACGTTCCTGGCTCGAATCGATGCGGGCGCGCGGCAAGAAGCTCGTGCTGTATCAGGCGGACCAACCTGATGTGCGACTCACGGAACCGCTGATCTTCGGTCGGGGCGGCGATAATCGCTGGGGCGTCCGGTTCGACGAGATCTGGATGCCGGACGGCGGCTGGGACAGCGCGTTTGCACCGATGCTACGAACCAAGCATCGGTGCGATGTATTCGACGTGCCGTTCGTCTGGCATTGCGAATTCGTGAGTCGGCGTGCGGAAGAGCTGCGACGTGACGGCCTGCGATACGGGCGCGCGGCGGATGCGCCCGCGGCCGGTCGCGGAGCGGCGGCGCGCGTCGCGATATTCGAGCCGAGTGCGTCGGTGCTCAGGAGCGGCATCATTCCGATGCTGATCTGCGACGCCGTCTATCGGCGCGATCGCTCGGCGATACGGCATATGCACGTGTTGAACGCCCAATACCTGACGAATCGTGTGACGATGCGCCGCCTCGCCGCTTCGCTCGACATCGTCAGGGACGGCGCCGCATCGTTTCACGGCTCGCATGGCGTCGTGAGCTTCATGCCGCGGTTCGCCGACATCGCAGTCGCACACGAACGGCGCAGCGCGCCCAACTACACATCGCTCGAGCTGCTGTACGGCGGCTATCCGCTGATTCACAACACGCAGCGGATGAAGCAGGGCGGTTATTACTATCCGGATGCCGACATCGAGGAAGGCGCGCGACTCGTCGGCCGAGCAATCGCGCACCATGCGCGATGCGCCGACGAATACGAATGCCGCTCTCGCGCGGTCTTCGCCGCGGTCG
Proteins encoded in this region:
- a CDS encoding DUF2827 family protein — its product is MLEMQQLRVGISIDSRAPDIWRNSAYQNAVFLAAVCLRIPFVSLIVLIDVAAHAEATSLETSVAGALRIVPAREACDMVDIVVELAGVFERSWLESMRARGKKLVLYQADQPDVRLTEPLIFGRGGDNRWGVRFDEIWMPDGGWDSAFAPMLRTKHRCDVFDVPFVWHCEFVSRRAEELRRDGLRYGRAADAPAAGRGAAARVAIFEPSASVLRSGIIPMLICDAVYRRDRSAIRHMHVLNAQYLTNRVTMRRLAASLDIVRDGAASFHGSHGVVSFMPRFADIAVAHERRSAPNYTSLELLYGGYPLIHNTQRMKQGGYYYPDADIEEGARLVGRAIAHHARCADEYECRSRAVFAAVDPFRRDNLAAYAERLGHSCARSGASKRG